The DNA region AGCCCGTCACAAGTCATCCCATGAGTACCCACAGTCAGCACTTTCCCTtgtccacaccccccccccaggcaGGCAGAATGCTCCCTCATGTTGGCATGTCTGGGGCTCTCCTCTCCATCTGGCCCAGAAACAGCAGAGATGGGTGTCACTTAGAGAGTCCAGGCCATCATCAGGGGCTAGTGGAGCTGGTAGCCCAGATGACAGGTAGTTATAGCCCAGGCTCCTCCTTGGGCCGCGCAGGGCCGGAGCAAGGGCTCAGTGCTGCCACCCGGTGGCTGTGTGCGGCCTGCCCTTCAACTCCACATGAGCTCCAGCGGGCTTGGAGCCCCCATTCTGGGTCCCAGGGCTGGTGGAGAATAAAGCAAAAGTTGGGAATGATTTCTGGACCCgctctttctgcctcttccaAGTATAAACCTGGGCTCCccggggcagggagagcaggcaCCCTGGCACCCGGCATGGCTAGCCGCTCAGGGTCCGGGGAGGCAGGGACTGAGGCTCCATGATTCCTGCCCCTCAGTGGCTCTGCCACCTTCtacagaaaggagagaaagcaagacCATGATGTgcagtttctctccctccctccatcttggAGGGGACCCTCTCCTCTCCTTAGGCTTGGTCCCAGGGTTGCACATCCACCACaagagacaagcaggctcccctgaCTGCCATGGAGCCCAAGCTTGCCCTCCCAGCCCACATGGCCCCTTtgcagcctcagtctccccaggtCCGTCCAGCCCAAAGCACTGGGTTGCCCGTAGgatggtcacacagctggggaggCTCAAGccactttcctcctctcctcaggTTACCTGGTTCCTTCCTCATGGACCGCCCTCCCAAACCTCCTCCAGGACCCGAGGTGCAGGTCACCCACACCCCACAGCCCAGCCAGGAAGGCTCAGGAGTGAGACCAGTGGGGACGTGGGACTGGGCTGAGATGCCCCCGATGTGGGCAGGCAGGATCGGAAGGTGGAGTCTAGTCGTGGGGCCCCTCTTCAGGGGGGTCCTCGTCAACGGGGGGTGTGGGCTGGCAGCGGAAATGGTCATTCCAAATCTTAAGGAAGGTGACCCGGAACTTCTGGATGCGGAAGGCATAGACGATGGGGTTCATGGCCGAGTTGCCATGGGTGAGGAAGATGGCGATATAGATGAGGATGCTGGGCTTCTGGCAGGAAGGGCAGAAGAGGGTGATGCAGTTAAGGATGTGCAGGGGCAGCCAGCTGAGGGcgaagaggaagaggatgagggCCAGCGACTTGGCAATCTTCAGCTCCTTCCCATAGTACTTCTGCGGGTCACCAGAGGAGGCCGACACCTTCTTGTTGAGCTGCTTGCGGATCAGGTAGAAGACCTCCAGGTAGATGAGGACCATGAGCAGCAGCGGGGGTAGCACCCAGACAAAGAAGTTGAAGTAGACCATGTACTCCATGCTGATAACCTTCTCAAACTCGCACTCAATCACGGGCTCGCCCTTGGTGCCGTTGGCTGCCCAGGCCCGTTCCACCTCCCCGAGCCTGTTCCAGCCGAACATGGGCGTCAGACCCACCACGAAGGAGAGAATCCAGCAGCCGGCGATGGCCACTGCCGCCCTCCGGGGAGTCACCACCGTCTTgtacctgggggaggggagaatagaGTGTAAGTCCCCCCCCGCTAGGCTCCACCGGCCCTCAGGGGTCTCTAAgaggaggccccctccccagccagggcCCAGCAAGTGGGGAGCTGCGGGTCTTTGGCTAGAGGTCCGAGTCTTCAGGATCTAAGATTTGGGCCACAGCTTTGCAACGCACTGGCTCATCTCGCCCGCAGAGGGTGGGAACCCTGGGTCATGTAAAAATCACGACGAACTAAAAATCAAGGTAAAAATcataacagaaaataacaaaggaCCTCCCGGAGGagttttaataaaatcaccaaaGTAAAAACCATGTGTGCCCGGCACATCGCCATTGGTCACCTCATCGTTGCTGCGTGGCGGTCCTGGTAAGGTAGGAAAgccttgacagatgaggaaactgagttcaaAGCGATCACATGGCAACACTTTCCTGTGCTACGCTGACCCAAAACAGCCAGATCATCAGTGAGCCGCTCTTCCCCTTAGGCCAGCTGACACAAGTGTCCAAAAAAGCCTTGCACACCTCCCTCCTTCCGGCTCTGCCCCATACCCCCCTACCAGTggccccacctccccttccaagcttacctccccttcccccttccaaTCACCGCACAGTGCTTATCTCCTGAGGGCTTGTGCTCAAGCACCAGCTCTGCACCCCCAAGCTAACGGGGGAATCATTCTCAGGAAAGACAACTCATGTTCACGGAGCATTTGCTACAAGCGAGGCACttgcgtgcatgcatgcatgggggTGCATTTGCTCAGCCAAGTGCCAAACATGCGTGCTTTCTGTGCCAGTAAGAAAGGATCTCTGCAGCTCACATTTTGGGTGAAGAGGCAGACAACACAATGTCCTGGGAGCTCCCCACTTTCCTTTAAACCAGTGCAGCCTGCAGCCAGCGCGTCCTCTGCCCACACGCCACCCTGGAGAgagtgccaggggctggggcccaCCCGGCTTGGTGCTGGGGAGCCAGCTCAGTGCAGCTGGGCTCAGCTTGCCCAGTTTATTTTCCAGTGTGGCTTCTGAGATGGATGGAGTGCCCCCCTGAGCCTGTAAGCAGCTACTGATACCCATGGGGGTGAAGGCGGAGGCCTCCCTCCGACTTTGGTTTCTTCTGTCGTGTGCTGTAGGATCGGTGGCTTTCTTCTTCACAGTGATGATACTTATGGCCCCTCTCACCCTGGACACCGTTCCACGCACCACAGCCCACTGATCCAGGAAGGCTTTacggggagggggaagggaatgactcgggcggtgggggtgggagaaaccAGATCCCCCCATCCCATCAAGGAAGCAAGCACTAGAAGGGATCATGGAAGCTCTTTTCCAATCTCCTCATCGTTCCAATGGGAAAGGGAGGAACCTAGATGATTCCAACACGTCAGTGTGGTGTCCCCTCCCCTACTCTGTGATCACAGGGCCCTTGTTTCCCCAAAGCACCAAGGTGCCTTGAAGGCCCCCAGTTCACTTGTGCCTCCTTAAGTTTTCTTACACATAATCCTTGCTATCTGGCAACTGAAGCCCATTCCCGCCTCTTGGGTCCCCAGCAGGAGGGCCAGCCTGGTGCACACACTAGAAGTCAATCTGCAACCTACTAGATCAACTCCTTCTTAGTAAAATGAGACAGTGGACCCACTTCAGAGACTAAGGACCAGATGAGACAACATAAGTGAAATAGTCTGTAAACACTCCACCAATATTCCTGTGCCCGAGCCCCTCCCGTCCAAGCCCCTAGTAACACTCACGCTTGGAAAACCTCCCGTATCTCTAGATGCTCAGCCAACAGGGCCTAACAGCTCTGCAAATACCTGGCTCAGGGCTTGTTAGTGATGATCTCAAAGGGCTCCCCACACACCCTATGGTGAAAGAAGCTCTGGGTGAATCCACAGAGCAAGACCGAAGGAGCAGAGATCATTCTGCCGAGACAGAAGGCTGAGGGACACTGCCATGGCTGTcatgaggttggggtgggggggcaggtttCCAGGGTGAGCCTCAGCAGGACCTAATCAGGCTGCAGCGGCAGGAGGAAGGATGGAGGCCAGGcacctgcccttccctgccccccccccccggggtcaCGGCCCGTCGCACGTATGATTTATATCATGTTTATCGTTTACAAAGCCCTTTACATTCATGTCTCAGGTCATCCCCGTAACCACCCTGTGACGCGGGACATAATGGGATTAccatttcacagattaggaaACCCAGGCCCAGAAATGGCCCAATAACTTACCCAGGTCTCCAGACTCCAAGACTAGCTCTCCTCCTGGGCACCAGGCTCACTGTGGGTCACTTAGATATGGGATGATTGGCAGATTGCGAATGTCCCCTTCCTAAGAGCTTTAGAATGGGAACATCTGGACCCTATTCAAGGAGGGTATGCCCAGAGATAGGGGGGTGGACAAGGTGACCTTGTGCTGCCGTCCAGCCtggggattgggggtggggggaggctgccCAGGACCCACATCTGAGCAATGATGACCACTGAGAGAAGAGGTGGGTCCCGACACTGACCCAAGTGCGAGAAGGGGAGGAAGCAGCTTCTCACTAGGGAGGcgcccactcccctcctcccctggccctTCTTGCCTGGAGCCCCAGGGTTAAAGCTTTCCTGGGGCTCCTCCAGGGCCAGGTCCCAGCAGACCTGCAGCTTAGGGTATCAGTTCTCATCTGTTTTTCTTGCTATTTTCTCCATGGTGGGAAAGGGCTGGACCCAGGACCTTGGCTGAGGTGAGGCAGGCTCCCACAGGAAGGACTGCGCCCCAGGGCCAGGGAGAAACTCACCTCTCCCCACACgtgggaaagagaagcagaagctgCAAGTCCTGGGGCACACATGGCGTAGGGCGTGTTGAATGTGCCTCCAAAGCTTGGGCTATCCCTCCCAAGTTGGGGTCTGCGGCCTCATCCCACCCCCGGGGCTGTGCTGGGGACTAGCCAGAGAGACGGCTGTCCTCAGGAGCATGCAGTGTCCCACAGACACAGGCGGGGGAGCAACAGAATGGACACACTGAAACACCAGTGGGGCCTTGTCCACAGGCAAGCAGGGCGGGCAGCTCCTTACAGAACCAGCCCCATCACCTCCAGCGTCTCCCTCACGGTGCTTAAAATCCCACCATGGGTGAGCCGTTCCTTTGGGTTAAGAATTGGCCCCTctgtgtgttatttttaaaagccaagacAGTACTAATTCCAGAGTGTGAGTTAGTCTACCAGCCAGACCTTCCTGATGATGGTGATAACATGCAGACTGTGTACCTGGAgcggtgggagggagagggagggcttCAGGAAAGAGGTGGAAGGGGGTTCCCAGGCTGGCTGAGTGGGGAGATATCTCCCATCACAGATGCCACCAGAGTAAGTGTGGTTCAGAGGTGgacaaggtggggtggggggggctacCAATCCCACACCCaacagggcagggcagaggacACCTCTGCCACACCCCTGCACTCTGGCAGGGCTGCCACATAGAAGAGGGAGGTTCTGAAGGCtaaggcgggggaggggcattgaaaaataacagctaactggggcgtctgggtggctcagttggttgagcgtctgactcttggtttcggctcaggtcatgatctgagggtcgtgagatcaagccctgggtcaggctccgcactcagcggggggtctgcttgagattctctccctctccctccgcccctcccctcccactcatgtgcacgctctctctctctttctctctctctcaaacaaataaataaatctttaaacaaaaagaaaaataacagctaACTGATCAGtaataatgacaacaataatgctaataagttaacat from Neomonachus schauinslandi chromosome 6, ASM220157v2, whole genome shotgun sequence includes:
- the ADORA1 gene encoding adenosine receptor A1; amino-acid sequence: MPPSISAFQAAYIGIEVLIALVSVPGNVLVIWAVKVNQALRDATFCFIVSLAVADVAVGALVIPLAILINIGPRTYFHTCLMVACPVLILTQSSILALLAIAVDRYLRVKIPLRYKTVVTPRRAAVAIAGCWILSFVVGLTPMFGWNRLGEVERAWAANGTKGEPVIECEFEKVISMEYMVYFNFFVWVLPPLLLMVLIYLEVFYLIRKQLNKKVSASSGDPQKYYGKELKIAKSLALILFLFALSWLPLHILNCITLFCPSCQKPSILIYIAIFLTHGNSAMNPIVYAFRIQKFRVTFLKIWNDHFRCQPTPPVDEDPPEEGPHD